The stretch of DNA GAAACCCCGGTTTCCAGGTTCCAATACCGGGCTATTTGATCTCCGCCCCCACTCAGCAAGTGGGTTTCATCATCGGAAAGGGCAATGGATAATATTCGGTCCATATGGCTTCCCACGATTTGGTCAGGTGCAGCTTCATCGGTCCAGCGCTCGATTTTCTGGTTTTCCCCGGCGGTATATATCCGTTGTCCATCCTTGGACAAAGCTACTGCCCATACAATGCCATCGGCAGTCGAGAAGGTGCGGTGCCCGCCCGCTTCCAAGTCCCAAAGTTTGGCGCTTTGGTCCATGCTTCCAGTCAGGAGGAGCTGGCCGTTTTCTGAAAATGCGGCCGATAAGATAGAGGAGCTGTGCCCTTCAAAGGTTTGCTTAACAGCTCCCTCAAGGTCTACCATTAGCCCTGCATTGTTTTTACTGCCTATAAATAAAGTATCTCCACCAGGATGGAATAGAACAGGAGAAATGCCAAAGCCGTGGTCTGGGAAAGTCGCTACATTCATCCCTTGCAGGTCATGGTACAGGTAGCGGCCGTCCCGACAGGCAATCAAAAGGCTTTTACTGTCGGGCGTAAAAGTCGCAGCGGAAAAAGATTGCCCTTGATCCGTAAAAACCTGTGGTTTATAATCCACCAACAAGCCCAAGATCGCCTTGCCATCTTGGCCAACCGTCATTAGGTGCGTGCCGGAAGGTGAAAAACAAACCGAATTAACTTGTGCCGTATGTCCTTCCACCTCAAAGAATTTTTTCCCTGTGTTTTCCCAGAGGATAGCCCTGGCATCCGCGCCACCTGTTAAAACATATGCTTCATCTTTGGACATGGCGACGGACAGAATCCTGTTCGTATGCCCCTCCGTCTCAAAGGTCTGGATAAGCTGTGCATTCAAATCCCAAAGCCTGGCTTTTTTATCTTCACCCGCCGTTAGCACTTGATTTCCTTGCGGTGAAAAGGCCGCGGACCAGACAATCCCTCCTACCTGAAAGTCCTGGATAGGATCCGAATCTGGTTCCAAATCCCAAAGCTTGGCGGTACCGTCCGCACTTCCTGTCAATACAATATGGGAATGCGCTCCAACCAAACTGTTCTTATTTGCTAACGGCTTAGGTGAAAAAGCAACGGCAAATATAGGGCCGGTATGGCCTTTAGCTCCAGCAAAGGTTTTGATCACATTACCCTCCAGGTCCCACAATTTAGCGGTACCATCATGACTACCTGTTAACACCTGTTGTCCATCCGGCGAAAAGGCAACGGATAGCACCTTTAGTCGGTGTCCCTCAAATACCGTTTTCTCTTTTCCATCCAGCTCATACAAAATGGCTACGGGGTGCTCATTATCTTCTATTCCCAACACAAAATGCGCTCCGTTGGGCGAGAAAGCAACGGATGAAATCCTGGATTGGCCGCTCGAAAATCGCTTATAGAACCGGTTATTGGGGTCGCTACTAATCTCCAGTACCGCCTGGCAGGTCTCCGAAATGGGCGCGGTCTGGTAGGCATGCATAGCCAGGTTATAGGCACGGGTAGGATTCACCTGGTTGGTGATGAGGCCCTTTGCAGCCAAGGCAGCAGAGCGGGCCTCATCTCGCTCTTTGCGCAAGCGCTGGACAATTTCATTTTTCTGGTTCCAACTTTTCTTTACAAAATCGGTCTCCGCTTTATTCAACCAATTATTGGGTGAATCCACAATGGCTTTCAATTCATCCAGTTTAGGGTTTTTATCCCATAGGTGAGAAGCTGCTGTAATGAAATCATCAAATGCGCCTTCCGCTCCAATATCTTCCTGGCTAAGGTAATCTGTAACAGCACTCCAAAGGAGCCGCTGCAACACAATATTACTAGGGCCAAACTCCTGGATCCACCGTAAGCACTTTGGCCAAAAATTAATCAGGGCATCATGAGCGGGCTCTAGAAAAGGCTGGTCGGTCTTTTCGTCTTTTGTAATCACCGCCAATTGTTCTTTTACCAAACGCTTGCGGACTTTCTCCACCATTCTATCTTGCTCATCATTTGGAAAGTCTAGTTCATTGAAGCGCTTGGGCAACATTTTATTTCCCTCATTACCTTCTTCAGTACTGGCTGGTTTTTCCTCTCCAAATGGTAAAAAGGGGACCTTGCGCCTGACCAATTTTCCATTTTCGATCTTGAGCATCCGCAAGATAATTTTCTTCATGGTCTGTTGATGTGCTTCATCTAAAGCATCAAAAACCTTATCAGCCTGACTACTCAATACGCCAATCATCCCTCCCAAGGCCAGGTAATCCGAAGCCAATAAATGCCTGTCTGTTCTGGTGCTGCTTACATAACTTTGGTAAAGGGTACTGAGGACAAAGGAAAGCAAGGGCAGCGCTCCTGGTGCCCGATCTATTTCATTGACCAAAGTGAAAGGAAAATCCGCTGGTTCAAAAAACAAGACGGACTGATGGGCTGGCCTGGCAATAATATCATATAATTCCTCCTGGGTAAAAGGCGGTACCACAAAACGCCCCTTGGTCCACCAAGGTGCTAAAGGATGGTCAAGGCCATGTAACAACAACTCATAGTCGGATCGAACGGTGAAAACGACCCGCAGCGAGGCTGGTTTTCCGCTATCCAGTCGCGCTTGTTCTTGCGAAAGAAAAGTGGCTATTTTCGTTTCAAAATCCATCCATTTTTGTGCAGAAAGGCCGTTACTTAACACCTCTTCATACTGATCAA from Saprospiraceae bacterium encodes:
- a CDS encoding caspase family protein, producing the protein MSDFLLPFEKSHAFIIGINDYMNTTSLVTAVPDALAIQAILEKHGYEVHPPLLNEDATKENIEKLMGEEIPGLLGPKDRLIFYFAGHGIAFDSDDDPKGYLVPVDADLDQTNSLVSMDFLREKMANWNGQHGLLIMDCCFAGAIRWSIGLRAIRRNQSKVIYEERFLRYTSDPAWQVITSASADQEAVDVLNKLIGSRPSDSEGHSPFATALKEALEGAADFEVLNGQKDGIITASELYIYLRDRVQELTSGLLIKQTPAIFNLLKHDKGEYMFINPDPSVVVNLPPFPARNPYLGLATFEEEDALFFFGREKAIMELYEMVKQHPLVIVTAGSGMGKSSLVKAGLIPQFRAANAMAAETIIAEGANPPAGVNASDQWNILPVVRSGQDPLESLETLLPDWEQQLQSGKNVLIIDQYEEVLSNGLSAQKWMDFETKIATFLSQEQARLDSGKPASLRVVFTVRSDYELLLHGLDHPLAPWWTKGRFVVPPFTQEELYDIIARPAHQSVLFFEPADFPFTLVNEIDRAPGALPLLSFVLSTLYQSYVSSTRTDRHLLASDYLALGGMIGVLSSQADKVFDALDEAHQQTMKKIILRMLKIENGKLVRRKVPFLPFGEEKPASTEEGNEGNKMLPKRFNELDFPNDEQDRMVEKVRKRLVKEQLAVITKDEKTDQPFLEPAHDALINFWPKCLRWIQEFGPSNIVLQRLLWSAVTDYLSQEDIGAEGAFDDFITAASHLWDKNPKLDELKAIVDSPNNWLNKAETDFVKKSWNQKNEIVQRLRKERDEARSAALAAKGLITNQVNPTRAYNLAMHAYQTAPISETCQAVLEISSDPNNRFYKRFSSGQSRISSVAFSPNGAHFVLGIEDNEHPVAILYELDGKEKTVFEGHRLKVLSVAFSPDGQQVLTGSHDGTAKLWDLEGNVIKTFAGAKGHTGPIFAVAFSPKPLANKNSLVGAHSHIVLTGSADGTAKLWDLEPDSDPIQDFQVGGIVWSAAFSPQGNQVLTAGEDKKARLWDLNAQLIQTFETEGHTNRILSVAMSKDEAYVLTGGADARAILWENTGKKFFEVEGHTAQVNSVCFSPSGTHLMTVGQDGKAILGLLVDYKPQVFTDQGQSFSAATFTPDSKSLLIACRDGRYLYHDLQGMNVATFPDHGFGISPVLFHPGGDTLFIGSKNNAGLMVDLEGAVKQTFEGHSSSILSAAFSENGQLLLTGSMDQSAKLWDLEAGGHRTFSTADGIVWAVALSKDGQRIYTAGENQKIERWTDEAAPDQIVGSHMDRILSIALSDDETHLLSGGGDQIARYWNLETGVSTTLKGHTGEIWSVAISPNNQWLLTGATDKTAILWTKDGTLVRKLTGHGDEVHHVCFSPDNRFILTTSNDKTAILWNLEGQKLQSFKGHRGNVWTACFSPDGRWIATKGIDETVKLWHNYLVAWEREWMEYLTEDEQIQFGVSRPNLMAAP